In Streptomyces camelliae, the sequence GCTGTCAACGACCTGGGTGACACGGCGACCACCGCGCACCTGCTCAAGTACGACACGATCCTGGGTCGCCTCAAGGCTGAGGTCTCCCACACCGCCGACACCATCACCGTCGACGGTCACACCATCAAGGTGCTCTCCGAGCGCAACCCGGCCGACATCCCCTGGGGCGAGCTGGGCGTCGACATCGTCATCGAGTCGACCGGCATCTTCACCAACAAGGCGGACGCCGAGAAGCACCTCGCCGGCGGCGCCAAGAAGGTCCTCATCTCGGCTCCGGCCAAGGACGAGGACATCACCATCGTGATGGGCGTCAACCAGGACAAGTACGACGCGGCGAACCACCACGTCATCTCCAACGCCTCCTGCACCACCAACTGTGTGGCCCCGATGGCGAAGGTCCTGGACGAGAACTTCGGCATCGTCAAGGGTCTGATGACCACGGTGCACGCGTACACCAACGACCAGCGCATCCTGGACTTCCCGCACAAGGACCTGCGCCGCGCCCGCGCCGCCGCCGAGAACATCATCCCGACCACCACCGGTGCCGCCAAGGCCACCGCCCTGGTCCTGCCGCAGCTCAAGGGCAAGCTGGACGGCATCGCCATGCGCGTCCCGGTCCCGACCGGCTCGGTCACCGACCTGGTCGTCGAGCTCGGCCGCGAGGTCACCAAGGAAGAGGTCAACGCCGCCTTCCAGAAGGCCGCCGAGGGCGAGCTGAAGGGTCTCCTCGACTACACCGAGGACCAGATCGTCTCCTCCGACATCGTCAACGCCCCGGCGTCCTGCACCTTCGACTCCTCCCTGACCATGGTCCAGGAGGGCAAGAACGTGAAGGTCATCGGCTGGTACGACAACGAGTGGGGCTACTCCAACCGCCTCGTGGACCTCACGGTCTTCGTCGGTGGCCAGCTCTGATCGTCGTAGCAAGGTCTTGAAGTGAGAGCAGGGCTCGGGCAGCGCACCGCCGCGCTGTCCGGGCCCTGTCCTGCGCCCGGACCACGTCCTTTTACGATCAGGTGCACCACGAGCCCTCCTCAGGAGTCCACTCAATGAAGACGATCGACGAACTTCTCGCCGACGGCGTGAGCGGTAAGCGGGTTTTCGTCCGCGCCGACCTCAACGTGCCGCTGGACGGCACCACCATCACCGACGACGGCCGTATCCGCGCCGTCCTGCCCACCGTCAAGGCCCTGGCGGACGCCGGCGCCA encodes:
- the gap gene encoding type I glyceraldehyde-3-phosphate dehydrogenase → MTIRVGINGFGRIGRNYFRALLEQGADIEVVAVNDLGDTATTAHLLKYDTILGRLKAEVSHTADTITVDGHTIKVLSERNPADIPWGELGVDIVIESTGIFTNKADAEKHLAGGAKKVLISAPAKDEDITIVMGVNQDKYDAANHHVISNASCTTNCVAPMAKVLDENFGIVKGLMTTVHAYTNDQRILDFPHKDLRRARAAAENIIPTTTGAAKATALVLPQLKGKLDGIAMRVPVPTGSVTDLVVELGREVTKEEVNAAFQKAAEGELKGLLDYTEDQIVSSDIVNAPASCTFDSSLTMVQEGKNVKVIGWYDNEWGYSNRLVDLTVFVGGQL